The genomic window CTACTACGCGCTCGTCGCGTGCGGTCTCTCGTTCATGTACGGCGTCATGCGGATCATCAACCTCGCGCACGGCAGCCTCGTCGTTCTCTCGGCGTTCCTCGTGTGGTACATCACCGAACATCTGGGGATCTCGCCCTTTATCGCGTTGCTGATCGTCATTCCCATCATGGCCGCGGCCGGATGGATCTTGCAGCGAACGGTCCTCGACCGGAGTTTGCGCTCGGGTCCGCTCACGCCGCTGCTCAGCACGTTCGGCCTCGCGATCGTCATCGACAATCTGCTCTTCCAACGCTTCGGCGCGGATTCGCGTTCGCTCGGGCCGAACATCGGAACCCTCTCCTACAACGGTTGGACGCTGCCGGGCGGCGTGACCGTCAGCGAGCTTGGACTCCTCACGCTCGGCACCGCGATCGTGTTGATCGTCGGCTTGCAGCTCTTCCTCAAATATGCGCCCCTCGGCCGCGCGATTCGCGCGACGTCGGAAGATCGCGACACGGCCGAGCTGATGGGCATCGATTCGCGATCCGTTTATGCCGCCGCCGCGGCGATTGCGTTGGCTACGGTGGCGATCGCGGGCATGTTTCTGGGCATGCGCACGACGTTCGCTCCCTACGCGGGCGCGACTCAGCTCATCTTCGCGTTCGAATCGGTGGTCATCGGCGGTACGGGCTCGCTTTGGGGAACGCTGGTCGGCGCGATTGCGCTCGGCGTCGCGCAGAATCTTGGGGCACTGGTCAACCCGCAGGGATTCTTCATCGCTGGACACCTGTTGTTCTTCTGCGTGCTCGCCGTTCGATTTTTCGCCGCCGGGAGTTTTTCGGCCGGCTGGCTCAAGGTTCTACGGAGGCAATCGGCATGACCGACGTCGGTACGGTTGCGGTGCGGCGGTGGAGCAGTGTCTCGATCA from Candidatus Baltobacteraceae bacterium includes these protein-coding regions:
- a CDS encoding branched-chain amino acid ABC transporter permease, yielding MIDQIVQGIFLGGYYALVACGLSFMYGVMRIINLAHGSLVVLSAFLVWYITEHLGISPFIALLIVIPIMAAAGWILQRTVLDRSLRSGPLTPLLSTFGLAIVIDNLLFQRFGADSRSLGPNIGTLSYNGWTLPGGVTVSELGLLTLGTAIVLIVGLQLFLKYAPLGRAIRATSEDRDTAELMGIDSRSVYAAAAAIALATVAIAGMFLGMRTTFAPYAGATQLIFAFESVVIGGTGSLWGTLVGAIALGVAQNLGALVNPQGFFIAGHLLFFCVLAVRFFAAGSFSAGWLKVLRRQSA